From Salvelinus namaycush isolate Seneca chromosome 27, SaNama_1.0, whole genome shotgun sequence, the proteins below share one genomic window:
- the LOC120022438 gene encoding double-strand-break repair protein rad21 homolog A-like → MFYAHFVLSKRGPLAKIWLAAHWDKKLTKAHVFECNLESSVESIICPKVKMALRTSGHLLLGVVRIYNRKAKYLLADCNEAFIKIKMAFRPGVVDLPEENREAAYNTITMPEEFHDFDQPLPDLDDIDVTKQFTLNQSRVEEITMREEVGNHNLLQENDFADFGMDDREMMREESAFEVDIIHGASASNLLLDPETSVAQIPDNSNHLEYDDQYKDDFGEDPMAESEGGMLVDKLLSNEDGGGIFDDPPVITESVLRLQDHDDEDDFDALSPGGPDSPGSGPAEPLPAMQDQTEQTTLVHNEEEAFALEPIDITVKETKAKRKRKLIVDNLKELDSKTIRAQLSDYSDIVTTLDLAPPTKKLMMWKETGGVEKLFSLPAQPLWNSRLLKMFTRTLTPLVPDEMRKRRKGGEADSLDEFLKDLENPEVPREEAMQRDIIDQTILEEPSVLQASAMEGSRTTLDESVMPPPSSTHGQKRKAQDTEPGLPMGTLEQATNHSGVSQQLEMTVSLPPEDSTNLSQFPELDLIEEKKDKKDGEDGSDEEDEEGQAGDQDREERRWNKRTQQMLHGLQRVMAKTGAQQISLLDLCRNNNKKQAAAKFYSFLVLKKQQAVELNQTEPYSDIIATPGARFHLI, encoded by the exons GTGAAAATGGCCCTGCGTACGTCAGGTCATCTGCTCCTTGGGGTGGTGAGGATCTACAACAGGAAAGCCAAGTACTTGTTGGCTGACTGTAATGAGGCGTTCATCAAGATCAAGATGGCCTTCAGACCAG GTGTGGTGGATCtgccagaggagaacagagaagcTGCCTACAACACCATTACCATGCCAGAAGAGTTCCACGACTTCGACCAGCCACTACCAGATCTAGA CGACATCGACGTCACCAAGCAGTTCACATTGAACCAGAGTCGAGTGGAAGAGATCACCATGAGGGAGGAGGTGGGCAACCACAACCTGCTGCAGGAGAATGACTTCG CTGACTTTGGAATGGACGACCGGGAGATGATGCGTGAGGAGAGTGCCTTCGAGGTGGACATCATCCACGGGGCGTCAGCCTCTAACCTGCTCCTAGACCCAGAGACCTCTGTTGCCCAGATCCCAGACAACTCCAACCACCTGGAATACGACGACCAGTACAAAGATGACTTCGGAGAGGACCCCATGGCTGAGAGCGAGGGAGGCATGCTGG ttgACAAGCTCCTCAGTAACGAGGATGGGGGTGGCATTTTCGACGACCCTCCCGTCATCACCGAGAGCGTGCTAAGACTGCAGGACCACGATGACGAAGACGACTTTGATGCCCTCTCAC cgGGAGGTCCAGACAGCCCAGGCTCAGGCCCAGCGGAGCCCCTGCCCGCCATGCAGGACCAAACAGAGCAGACCACGCTGGTACACAACGAGGAGGAGGCCTTCGCCCTGGAGCCCATCGACATCACAG TGAAGGAAACCAAAGccaagaggaagaggaagctaaTTGTGGACAACCTGAAGGAGCTGGACAGCAAGACCATCCGTGCCCAGCTCAGCGACTACTCCGACATCGTCACCACACTGGACCTTGCGCCGCCCACCAAGAAGCTGATGATGTGGAAAGAGACGGGAGGCGTGGAGAAGCTCTTCTCCCTGCCAGCACAGCCCCTCTGGAACAGCAGGCTTCTCAAG ATGTTCACCCGCACCCTGACCCCCCTGGTGCCAGACgaaatgaggaagaggaggaagggaggtgaGGCAGACAGCCTGGATGAGTTCCTAAAGGACTTGGAGAACCCTGAGGTGCCCAGAGAGGAGGCCATGCAGAGGGACATCATCG ACCAGACCATCCTGGAGGAGCCCAGTGTGCTGCAGGCATCAGCCATGGAGGGCAGCAGGACCACCCTGGACGAGTCAGTCATGCCCCCACCCTCCTCCACGCACGGCCAGAAACGCAAGGCACAGGACACAGAGCCAGGCTTGCCC aTGGGTACTCTGGAACAGGCCACCAACCATTCAGGCGTGTCCCAGCAGTTGGAAATGACAGTGTCGCTGCCCCCCGAGGACAGCACCAACCTCAGCCAGTTCCCCGAGCTCGACCTGAtagaggagaagaaggacaagaaggACGGAGAGGATGGCTCAGACGAGGAG GATGAGGAGGGTCAGGCCGGTGACCAGGaccgagaggagaggaggtggaacAAGAGAACCCAGCAGATGCTCCACGGCCTGCAG agGGTGATGGCCAAGACAGGAGCCCAGCAAATTAGCCTGCTGGATTTGTGCAGGAACAACAACAAGAAGCAGGCCGCCGCCAAGTTCTACAGTTTCCTGGTTCTGAAAAAGCAGCAGGCGGTGGAGCTCAACCAGACCGAGCCATACAGCGACATCATCGCCACCCCTGGAGCCCGCTTCCACCTCATCTAG
- the LOC120022520 gene encoding E3 ubiquitin-protein ligase RNF5-like: protein MAAADPWSSSDDGPASRGGFPDGENNNERDGPGGSGGEAERKSDRATFECNICLDTARDAVISLCGHLFCWPCLHQWLETRPSQQQCPVCKAGISREKVIPLYGRGSSSQEDPRLKTPPRPPGQRTEPESRGPFQGFGDNGFHMSFGIGAFPFGFFTTVFNTNDPYHRADAYAADHQGNGNNWQDSLFLFVAIFFFFWLLSV, encoded by the exons ATGGCGGCCGCGGATCCCTGGTCCTCGAGTGACGACGGGCCCGCAAGTAGAGGAGGGTTCCCGGATGGTGAGAACAACAACGAGCGCGATGGCCCGGGAGGAAGCGGCGGAGAGGCAGAACGCAAGTCAGATCGGGCCACATTCGAATGCAACATTTGTTTGGACACAGCAAGGGACGCTGTCATCAGTTTGTGCGGGCACTTGTTCTG CTGGCCCTGCCTTCATCAA TGGTTGGAGACGCGGCCCAGCCAACAGCAGTGTCCTGTGTGTAAAGCAGGCATCAGCAGAGAGAAAGTCATCCCCCTCTACGGCAGAGGAAGCTCCAGCCAAGAGGACCCCAG GTTGAAAACCCCGCCTCGTCCTCCGGGACAGAGAACAGAGCCAGAGAGCAGAGGG CCCTTCCAGGGGTTCGGGGACAATGGCTTCCACATGTCCTTTGGGATCGGTGCTTTCCCTTTCGGCTTCTTCACCACAGTCTTCAACACCAACGACCCCTACCACAGAGCag ACGCATATGCAGCCGATCACCAAGGCAACGGCAACAACTGGCAGgactctctcttcctgtttgtggccatcttcttcttcttctggcTGCTGAGCGtgtaa